The DNA region GCATGTTTTACATTGCAATATTCGGCATATTCTTCTTCAAACCTTTTTACTTCTTCTCCTCCAATAAAATTCGTTGTAAGAATTATTTGTTTTAATTTATCTATTACTTCATCATAGATCAAACCATAACAATCCGATAATTTCATTAATGGAATATTCATCAGAAAAATACCTCTCCCTTATTATTTATAATCATTTAAATTTTTAATGCAGTTTATATGTCTCGCAGGGTTGCCTGCAACTACTTCCCCTGTTTCAACATCTTTTACTACTACACTTCCTGCACCAACTAATGCACTGTTTCCTACGGTAATACCAGGCAATATAGTTGAATTTGCACCTATTTTTGCTTTTGATTTAATTATAGGTCCTTTCAAATTTTCTTTTACATTTTTTGATTGAGGGTATCGTGCATTTGTTAACACTACATTAGGGCCAATCCAACATTTATCTTCTAGAAGTGAGTATTCTGGAATAAATGCTTGTGAATGAATTCTTACGTCATTGCCTATTTTTATATGGTGTTCTATACAGGAACCTGTTCCTATACTAACATTATCACCTATTACATTATTTTCTCTAATTACAACATTATGACCGGTTTCGAAATTATCACCGATTCTGTTACCAGCATAAATCACCGTATGAGATCTGATTACTGCATTATTACCAATAACTGTCTCAATTTCTCCAGGCTTTTTACCTCTCGGAGGCTGCCCGATGATTACATAATCTTCTATCCTTGCATTTTCCCCTATTTTCACATTAGGATATATCTTAAAGTTATTCATATTTA from Methanofastidiosum sp. includes:
- a CDS encoding transferase, coding for MNNFKIYPNVKIGENARIEDYVIIGQPPRGKKPGEIETVIGNNAVIRSHTVIYAGNRIGDNFETGHNVVIRENNVIGDNVSIGTGSCIEHHIKIGNDVRIHSQAFIPEYSLLEDKCWIGPNVVLTNARYPQSKNVKENLKGPIIKSKAKIGANSTILPGITVGNSALVGAGSVVVKDVETGEVVAGNPARHINCIKNLNDYK